GAATTTGATCTGCATCAGATCCTGGGCGATTTTGAAGAGTCGGTCAGAAAGCGGGCGGTCCGGGCTTCGGAACAGTTCTATGGGAGATTGCAGCAGAAAGGCGGATGACGGGAGTTCGGTTAGCGGCCGGATCGGTTTCCGGAATTCCGGATCTTCCGGAGTCCCTTCCGCAGCAGGATGATTACGATCCCGCCCAAGACGACGACCCGGGCAATTGTTCGTATCGCCACCCCGAACACCTCCCGATCAAGAATTTGCTCCAACGCCATGTTCCCTCCTTTTGCAGTCTGCCGGAACGGCTCTATCGGCGGGCCGGTCCCTCTCGCGGCGTATTGTTCTGAGTACCCTCGTCCCGAACGATTCCTTCGATCTCAAAGATTTCTCCCCACATGTGAAAACCGACCCGGTCTTTCAAGACCTTTCCCCGGAACCGGACAGGAAGATTGTCTTTCCGGAAGGGAGCGGGGAGATTGACCGGATCATAGCGCCGGCCATCCTTGCTCACGATCCCGTAGAATCCACCCTCCAGAGAGATATACCGGATCGTCCCCGGGATCATCGTTTCTTCCCTGGGACAGGCAACCAGGAGAAAGGACAGAAGCCCGAAAAGGATCAGGGTCTTTTTGATGTTGTCGGCAATCATTTCCGGCAATCTCTTTTTCCTTGATTTTTTCTTCCTGAATCATTCATGATATTTCTTCCATCAATAGCGCGTTCCGGAGTGGAAAGCAAGTTTTTTGCCGGGTCTGTCCCTATACGGAACAGATTACGGAGTATCATGACAGGGAAGCGTAAGAATGAATAAACGAAAAAAAGTGGGCAAAAACAATCCCCCTATGTCCCTTGCCGCTCTGAGTCTTGCGGTACTGCTTCTGCTGTCGATGCCGAGGATCCTTCTGGCGGGAGAGTCCCCGCAGGGGACCTGGGGCGGCAAGATGGAGTTCAGTCTCCTCACGGCCCAGGGGAATTCGAGTACCCAGACAGGAAGCCTCAAGGCGAAAGCGGCCAGGGAAACGAAAAAAGATAAATGGATCGCACGAACCGGCGGACTACTTTCGAACAGTGATGGAGCAAAAACAGCGGAATACTATTATCTCAACGGCGAATACAACTACCATCACAGTGAACTGACTTATAGTAGCTATTTTCTCGGTTGGCAAAAGGACACCCTGGCGGGTCTGAATACCCGGCTGACGGGCCGAGTCGGCCTTGGGCATACATGTTTCAAAAAGGAGCTTGATTCCCTGGTTACCGAGGCGGGACTGGCCGTCGTTTATGAAAACAAAAAAAATGAAGCCTCGAACA
This window of the Deltaproteobacteria bacterium genome carries:
- a CDS encoding DUF481 domain-containing protein codes for the protein MNKRKKVGKNNPPMSLAALSLAVLLLLSMPRILLAGESPQGTWGGKMEFSLLTAQGNSSTQTGSLKAKAARETKKDKWIARTGGLLSNSDGAKTAEYYYLNGEYNYHHSELTYSSYFLGWQKDTLAGLNTRLTGRVGLGHTCFKKELDSLVTEAGLAVVYENKKNEASNTFPEGRLFGKYGHTFREGVIFTQEVEGLQDLTMLTKYRINSLSALEVRLNNHWAVKVSLTVQYDHDPAEGFLKTDTFTETSFVYQF